In a single window of the Necator americanus strain Aroian chromosome X, whole genome shotgun sequence genome:
- a CDS encoding hypothetical protein (NECATOR_CHRX.G24715.T3), with protein sequence MHSGADDPELDVFYEELEELIRNEKSFYKFVVGEICYRQRRRKEVVYDDCVLEDSLSQCDWHIEEDPNVDYEMLLRGLRACAERASKPRTTNLDQISKTTKELLERRRALRLDPNASHIERDLREYNIPLAALLSEDGARTSSHRRELNMMNDLTPELGRRRRAAWGAYKSIEDVVKKTRNTRLRAHLFNTTVLPALTYASETWAFRKEEENAEWLASKESEACYELIRRLYVTNSSKGNVSTLISVNMLREIEIKSTHRNRSSAMRTPNVSRNNAVAPLT encoded by the exons atgcacagcggag ctgaTGATCCTGAATTGGACgtgttttacgaggagctggaggaactaatccgcaacgagaagtccttctacaaattcgttgtcggagagatctgctatcggcaacgaaggagaaaagaagtcgtctacgacgattgcgtactcgaggactccttgtcccaatgtgactggcacatcgaggaggacccaaacgtggactacgagatgctgctcagaggattacgagcctgtgctgagcgtgcctcgaagccgcgcacgacaaacttggatcaaatttcgaaaaccaccaaggaattgttggaaagaagaagggctttgaggcttgatccgaatgcatcgcacattgagcg ggatctccgtgaatataatattccgctagcagccttgctgagcgaagacggggctcgcacgtcttctcatc gtcgggaactgaacatgatgaacgacctgacccccgagctgggcaggaggagaagagcggcttggggagcgtacaagagcatcgaggatgtagtgaagaagaccaggaacacccggctccgtgctcacctcttcaataccaccgtacttcctgctttgacctatgcttcggaaacctgggcatttcgcaaggaggaagaaaacgcg gaaTGGTTGGCTTCAAAGGAAAGCGAAGCTTGTTATGAGCTCATAAGGCGATTGTATGTTACCAATAGCAGTAAGGGTAATGTCAGCACACTTATTTCCGTCAACATGCTAAGGGAGATTGAGATAAAATCGACTCACAGGAACAGAAGCAGCGCTATGAGAACACCAAACGTGTCCAGAAACAATGCCGTTGCTCCGCTCACGTAG
- a CDS encoding hypothetical protein (NECATOR_CHRX.G24716.T1) produces MMNDLTPELGRRRRAAWGAYKSIGDVVKKTRNTRLRAHLFNTTVLPALTYASETWAFRKEEENAVSVIECAIKRVMLGVSRFTQVRDRIRSSLVHQRSKIRDAAAFAKESKKRWAGHVMRFNDNRWTRAVSDWVPCDIKHNTGRLPIVRFLHEVLQRKLWCSLCPTRKEEPLDDSGTRSGQMGELLAPARPVRRSTGVKVIESMKNW; encoded by the coding sequence atgatgaacgacctgacccccgagctgggcaggaggagaagagcggcttggggagcgtacaagagcatcggggatgtagtgaagaagaccaggaacacccggctccgtgctcacctcttcaataccaccgtacttcctgctttgacctatgcttcggaaacctgggcatttcgcaaggaggaagaaaacgcggtgagcgtcattgaatgcGCAATtaagagagtgatgctaggagtatcccgcttcacgcaagtgagagacaggattcgaagttctctcgtacatcagcgatcgaagattagagacgccgccgcgtttgccaaggaaagtaaaaaaaggtgggccggacacgtgatgcgctttaacgacaaccgttggaccagagccgtgagcgactgggttccctgCGATATTAAGCACAATACAGGAAGACTGCCGatagtcagatttcttcacgaagtccttcaaagaaaattatggtgCTCTttgtgtcccacgcgaaaagaggaaccactggacgactctggcacgcgatcgggacaaatgggagaattactggcgcccgctcgaccagttcgaagatcaacgggagtcaaggtgatcgaGTCGATGAAGAACTGGTGA
- a CDS encoding hypothetical protein (NECATOR_CHRX.G24717.T1) — MPLCLTFIDLNKAFDSVETEAVVEALDNQGVPTQYIKVLRELYNNFTTGISPFYKNIIIDVKRGVRQGDTISPKIFTATLENAVRKSEWDDIGVKVDGRQLHHLRFADEILLITSSISQAKRMLTEFDGTCGCIGLHLNLQKAMLMHSG; from the coding sequence atgccgctctgtctcaccttcatcgacttgaacaaggccttcgactcagttgagacggaagcggtcgtggaagccttggacaaccaaggcgtccctactcagtacataaaggtacttcgagagttgtacaataacttcacgaccgggatttcaccattctacaagaacatcatcattgacgtgaagaggggggtccgacagggtgatacaatttcacccaaaatattcacagccaccctcgagaacgcagtgCGAAAGtcggaatgggacgacataggagtgaaggttgatggtcggcagctacaccatttgcgctttgctgatgaaatCCTACTGATAACATccagcatcagccaagcgaaacgaatgctgaccgaattcgacggaacatgtggatgcatcggtcttcattTGAATCTGCAAAAGGCGATGTTAATGCATAGCGGAtag
- a CDS encoding hypothetical protein (NECATOR_CHRX.G24718.T1), with product MEKIIYDFYSDLFDSHVHLPPHHLREGEQVIPEVLPSEIRHAIMSVRNRTAPGPDRITPEHLKNLPPVLINTLARLFTRYLSECKVPKQWKTSKIVLLYKNGDPHDIGNYRPICLLSVIYKLFTRVILNRIEKVLDERQPCEQVGFRKGFSTTDHIHTVSKLIEVLTSRGMSA from the coding sequence atggagaaaatcatctacgacttctactctgatctcttcgacagccatgtccacttgcctcctcaccatctgagggaaggcgaacaagtcattccagaggttctcccgtccgaaatacgacatgctatcatgtcggtaagaaatcgtacggcacccggtcccgacagaataacaccagaacacctgaagaaccttccgccagtactcatcaacaccctggcgaggctctttacacgttatctgtcggaatgcaaggttcctaaacagtggaaaaccagcaagatcgtgttgttgtataaaaatggagatccacatgacatcggcaactatcgtccaatctgcctactgtccgtcatctacaagctctttacaagagtgatccttaataggattgaaaaagtcttggatgaaagacagccatgcgagcaagtagggtttcgaaaaggattcagcacgactgaccacattcacactgtttcgaaactcatcgaggtactAACTTCAAGAGGTATGTCTGCTTAA